The window CTTCGCAGCCGTCTTGCTTCTTTACTTTTCATCAGACAATCTGTGTGAGCACTACAAAGAACGTTTCTTTAAGGTAAGGAGGTGATCCAACCGCAGGTTCCCCTACGGTTACCTTGTTACGACTTCACCCCAGTCATGAATCACAAAGTGGTAAGCGCCCTCCCGAAGGTTAAGCTACCTACTTCTTTTGCAACCCACTCCCATGGTGTGACGGGCGGTGTGTACAAGGCCCGGGAACGTATTCACCGTAGCATTCTGATCTACGATTACTAGCGATTCCGACTTCATGGAGTCGAGTTGCAGACTCCAATCCGGACTACGACATACTTTATGAGGTCCGCTTGCTCTCGCGAGGTCGCTTCTCTTTGTATATGCCATTGTAGCACGTGTGTAGCCCTACTCGTAAGGGCCATGATGACTTGACGTCATCCCCACCTTCCTCCAGTTTATCACTGGCAGTCTCCTTTGAGTTCCCGGCCGAACCGCTGGCAACAAAGGATAAGGGTTGCGCTCGTTGCGGGACTTAACCCAACATTTCACAACACGAGCTGACGACAGCCATGCAGCACCTGTCTCACGGTTCCCGAAGGCACTAAAGCATCTCTGCTAAATTCCGTGGATGTCAAGAGTAGGTAAGGTTCTTCGCGTTGCATCGAATTAAACCACATGCTCCACCGCTTGTGCGGGCCCCCGTCAATTCATTTGAGTTTTAACCTTGCGGCCGTACTCCCCAGGCGGTCGACTTAACGCGTTAGCTCCGGAAGCCACTCCTCAAGGGAACAACCTCCAAGTCGACATCGTTTACGGCGTGGACTACCAGGGTATCTAATCCTGTTTGCTCCCCACGCTTTCGCACCTGAGCGTCAGTCTTTGTCCAGGGGGCCGCCTTCGCCACCGGTATTCCTCCAGATCTCTACGCATTTCACCGCTACACCTGGAATTCTACCCCCCTCTACAAGACTCTAGCCTGCCAGTTTCGGATGCAGTTCCCAGGTTGAGCCCGGGGATTTCACATCCGACTTGACAGACCGCCTGCGTGCGCTTTACGCCCAGTAATTCCGATTAACGCTTGCACCCTCCGTATTACCGCGGCTGCTGGCACGGAGTTAGCCGGTGCTTCTTCTGCGAGTAACGTCAATGAATGCGGTTATTAACCACATCCCCTTCCTCCTCGCTGAAAGTACTTTACAACCCGAAGGCCTTCTTCATACACGCGGCATGGCTGCATCAGGCTTGCGCCCATTGTGCAATATTCCCCACTGCTGCCTCCCGTAGGAGTCTGGACCGTGTCTCAGTTCCAGTGTGGCTGGTCATCCTCTCAGACCAGCTAGGGATCGTCGCCTAGGTGAGCCGTTACCCCACCTACTAGCTAATCCCATCTGGGCACATCCGATGGCAAGAGGCCCGAAGGTCCCCCTCTTTGGTCTTGCGACGTTATGCGGTATTAGCTACCGTTTCCAGTAGTTATCCCCCTCCATCGGGCAGTTTCCCAGACATTACTCACCCGTCCGCCACTCGTCACCCAAGGAGCAAGCTCCTCTGTGCTACCGTTCGACTTGCATGTGTTAGGCCTGCCGCCAGCGTTCAATCTGAGCCATGATCAAACTCTTCAATTTAAGTTTGATGCTCGTGAATTAAACTTCGTAATGAATTACGTATGTTCACTCAGAGACTTAGTATTCATTTTTCGTCTTGCGACGTTAAGAATCCGTATCTTCGAGTGCCCACACAGATTGTCTGATAAATTGTTAAAGAGCAGTGCAACACGGCTTTCGCTCACTGTTGCGAGGTGGCGTATACTACGCTTTCCTCTTTCAGAGTCAACCGTTTATTTTCAGGTTTTTCTCTTCAACCGAACCGGCTGTTTGTGTGAAGTGATTCACATCCGCCGTGTCGATGGAGGCGCATTATAGGGAGTCGACTCAGGAAGACAAGCGGAAAAATGCATTTTTGTTTCAACCGCTCACCTTTTATCCATAACGCTTACTTTTGCTGCTTTTTTATCGCCAATGGCAGGTCAGCCAGGCTATTTATCACTAAATCAGCCGCATTTTCTGCTTCTGGCGTGACAGGCTTACCCGTGCGCACCAATACTTTGGTCCCAACGTTAGCGGCTGCTGCCGCCTGCATATCTTCTATTTTGTCGCCCACCATATAGGAAGCCGCCATATCGATGTGCAGGAACTCTTGCGCAGAGAGAAGCATTCCTGGATGCGGTTTACGACAGTCGCAAACCTGGCGGTACTCTTCTACTGTTCCCTGCGGGTGGTGAGGACAATAGTAGATGCCATCCAGATCAACATCACGATCGGCCAGCGACCAGTCCATCCACTCCGTCAGCGTTTCGAACTGCGCTTCAGTAAATTTACCGCGGGCAATACCCGACTGGTTAGTCACGACGATAAGTGCATAGCCCATCTGTTTAAGTTCACGCATGGCATCAATAACGCCGTCGATGAATTCGAACTCGTCGATCTCATGTACGTAACCGTGGTCCACATTAATGGTACCGTCACGGTCGAGAAAAATTGCAGGTACAGACTTTGCCACCTTTTATAGCTCCTGAATAAGGCATGTTGCTCTAGTATCGCATGTTTCGGCAGGCAAGAAAGTGCTCATCGTGCAAAGCTAGATTGATTTAGACGTCTGGATGCCTTAACATCCATTTTATTAACGACGTCGACCGTACCAGACAGACGAAAATGCCACGGCTAACTTAATTACGATAATAAATAACCCATGATTAAACTTTCGAATATCACCAAAGTGTTCCAGCAGGGGACGCGCACCATTCAGGCACTGAACAATGTCAGCCTGCATGTTCCTGCCGGACAGATTTATGGCGTTATTGGCGCCTCAGGTGCCGGTAAAAGTACGCTCATCCGCTGCGTTAACTTACTTGAACGCCCAACGGAGGGCAGTGTACAGGTCGGCGGTCAGGAGCTCACTACGCTTTCTGAATCCGAGCTGACCAAAGCTCGCCGTCAAATCGGCATGATTTTCCAGCACTTTAACCTGCTGTCTTCCCGCACGGTATTTGGTAACGTCGCGCTTCCACTGGAGCTGGACAACACCCCAAAAGAAGAGATCAAACGTCGCGTTACCGAGCTGCTGGATTTAGTGGGCCTTGGCGATAAGCACGACAGCTATGCCGCCAACCTTTCAGGCGGCCAGAAACAGCGTGTCGCCATTGCCCGTGCTCTGGCAAGCCAACCGAAGGTATTGCTGTGCGATGAGGCCACCAGCGCACTCGATCCGGCAACGACCCGTTCGATTCTGGAATTATTGAAAGACATTAACCGCCGTCTTGGGTTAACCATCCTGCTGATTACCCATGAGATGGACGTCGTAAAACGTATTTGCGACTGCGTGGCGGTTATCAGTAACGGTGAACTGATCGAGCAGGACACGGTGAGCGAAGTGTTTTCACATCCGAAAACGCCGCTGGCGCAGAAATTCATTCAATCCACGCTGCATCTGGATATTCCAGAAGATTATCAGGAACGCTTAAAAGCAGAACCAGAAGCCGATAGCGTCCCGATGCTGCGTATGGAGTTTACCGGCCACTCTGTCGATGCCCCACTGCTTTCCGAAATTGCTCGCCGCTTTAATGTGAACAACAACATTATCAGTGCGCAGATGGATTACGCCGGTGGCGTCAAGTTCGGCATCATGCTGACTGAAATGCACGGCGCACAAGAAGATACACAAGCGGCCATCAACTGGCTGCAGGAACACCATGTAAAAGTAGAGGTACTGGGTTATGTCTGAGCCAATGATGTGGCTGCTAGTTCGCGGCGTATGGGAAACGCTGGCAATGACCTTTGTGTCCGGTTTTTTTGGCTTTGTGATTGGCCTGCCCGTCGGCGTACTGCTGTACGTCACGCGTCCGGGGCAAATCATCGAGAACGCGAAGCTCTATCGTACGCTGTCAGCGCTGGTCAATATTTTCCGCTCCATCCCATTCATTATACTGCTGGTATGGATGATTCCATTTACCCGCATGATTGTCGGCACCTCGATCGGTTTACAGGCCGCTATCGTCCCGCTGACCGTGGGTGCCGCACCGTTTATTGCCCGAATGGTAGAAAATGCGCTGCTGGAAATCCCGACCGGGCTGATTGAAGCCTCAAGAGCGATGGGCGCTACGCCGTTACAGATCGTGCGTAAAGTGTTACTACCAGAAGCGTTGCCAGGCCTGGTGAATGCGGCAACGATCACGCTGATTACCCTGGTCGGTTACTCAGCAATGGGCGGGGCCGTCGGTGCGGGCGGTCTTGGGCAGATTGGCTATCAATACGGTTACATTGGATACAACGCTACCGTGATGAATACAGTACTGGTATTACTTGTCGTTCTGGTTTATTTAATTCAGTTATCCGGCGATCGCATCGTCCGGGCGGTCACGCACAAGTAACGTTACACACAACACAGAAAAACTCATTAAGAAAAGGAAATAAGCATGGCGTTCAAATTCAAAACCTTTGCGGCAGTTGGAGCCCTGATCGGTTCTCTGGCACTTGTGGGTTGCGGTCAGGATGAAAAAGATCCAAACCACATCAAAGTGGGCGTTATTGTTGGCGCAGAGCAGCAGGTTGCCGAAGTCGCACAGAAAGTGGCGAAAGAAAAATACGGTCTGGACGTTGAACTGGTCACGTTCAACGATTACGTCCTGCCTAACGAAGCGCTGAGCAAAGGCGATATCGATGCCAATGCCTTCCAGCACAAACCATACCTGGATCAGCAGATCAAAGATCGCGGTTACAAACTGGTTACTGCAGGCAATACGTTCGTCTACCCAATTGCTGGCTATTCCAAAAAAATCAAATCACTGGATGAACTGCAGGACGGTTCTCAGGTAGCGATTCCAAACGACCCGACTAACCTCGGTCGTTCCCTGCTGCTGCTGCAGAAAGTGGGCCTGATCAAACTGAAAGACGGCGTTGGCCTGCTGCCAACCGCGCTGGATGTGGTTGAAAACCCGAAAAACCTGAAGCTGGTAGAGCTGGAAGCACCACAGCTGCCGCGTTCACTGGACGACGCACAGATCGCGCTGGCGGTTATCAATACCACCTACGCCAGCCAGATCGGCCTGACCCCGGCAAAAGACGGTATCTTTGTTGAAGATAAAGACTCCCCGTACGTAAACCTGATCGTAACTCGCGAAGACAATAAAGATGCTGAGAACGTGAAGAAATTCGTTGAAGCGTATCAGTCCGACGAAGTTTACGAAGCGGCAAACAAAGTCTTCAATGGCGGCGCTGTTAAGGGCTGGTAATTTTAGGCTGTTTCCAGAATCTGTAATATCATCAGGACGGGCGCTTGCCCGTCTTGTCATTTATGCAAGCACCTGATTCAATATCTGACGTTTAGATCATTCATTGAGGAAATATTATGCGTGCTTTACCGATCTGTTTAGTAGCACTCATGTTGAGCGGCTGTTCTATGTTAAGCAGATCCCCTGTTGAACCCGTTCAAAGCACTACGACCCCGCCGAAAGTGGAGCCAGAAAAACCAAAAGCACCGCGTGCCACACCGGTAAGAATTATCACCAACGCTGAAGATCTGGTCGGTAAACCATTCCGCGATCTGGGTGAAGTCAGCGGTGAATCCTGCCAGGCATCAAACCAGGATTCTCCTCCAAGCATTCCAACCGCACGCAAACGCATGCAGATTAATGCCTCTAAAATGAAAGCGAATGCGGTATTGCTGCACAGTTGCGAAGTGACCAGCGGAACACCGGGTTGCTATCGTCAGGCGGTTTGCATTGGTTCTGCACTGAATATTTCGACGAAATGAGCCACTTTCAGTTCGAGCAAATAGGCGTTATCCGCTCTCCCTATAAAGAAAAATTCGCCGTTCCACGCCAGCCAGGTCTGGTGAAAAGTGCCAACGGCGAACTGCATTTGCTCGCACCGTATAACCAGGCCGATGCCGTTCGCGGCCTGGAAGCGTTCAGCCATTTGTGGGTGATTTTTGTTTTTCACCAGACAATGGAAGGTGGATGGCGGCCAACCGTACGCCCGCCCCGACTTGGCGGCAACGCCAGAATGGGCGTCTTTGCCACACGTTCGACCTTTCGCCCTAACCCTGTCGGCATGTCGCTGGTCGAACTAAAAGGTATTGTCTGCCAGAAAGATAACGTTGTCCTACAACTGGGCAGTCTGGATCTGGTCGACGGAACTCCGGTGGTCGATATCAAGCCCTACCTGCCGTTTGCTGAAGCACTACCCGATGCCACCGCCAGCTATGCACAGCATGCGCCAGTCGCGGAAATGGCGGTCGGTTTCACCCCTGAGGTTGAGCAACAACTTCTGATGCTGGAAAAACGTTATCCGCTGCTAAAAACATTTATTGGTGAAGTGCTGGCACAGGACCCGCGTCCTGCGTATCGTAAGGGTGAAGAGACAGGCAAAACGTACGCCGTCTGGCTACACGATTTCAACGTGCGCTGGCGCGTGACGGCAGAGGGTTTCGAAGTCTTTGCGCTCGAACCCCGGTAATTTCGCGCCCTTCTCTTTTGACATCCCTTTCTCGCTGGTAAACTAAACCACTTTTTTTGTGTCAGGCTCGCGTTGAGCCTGTTCGATCGTTCAACTGGAACCGTAACAACATGCGTACTAGCCAATATCTGCTCTCCACTCTGAAGGAGACACCTGCCGACGCCGAGGTTATCAGCCACCAGCTGATGCTGCGCGCCGGGATGATTCGCAAGCTGGCCTCCGGGTTATATACCTGGCTGCCGACCGGCGTGCGCGTCCTGAAAAAAGTCGAAAACATCGTGCGTGAAGAGATGAACAACGCCGGTGCTATCGAGGTGTTAATGCCGGTAGTTCAGCCTTCTGAACTGTGGGAAGAGAGCGGCCGTTGGGAACAGTACGGCCCGGAACTGCTGCGTATTGCTGACCGCGGCGATCGTCCATTCGTACTCGGCCCAACGCATGAAGAAGTGATCACCGACCTGATCCGTAACGAGCTCAGCTCCTACAAACAGCTGCCGCTGAACTTCTACCAGATCCAGACTAAATTCCGTGACGAAGTGCGTCCGCGTTTCGGCGTCATGCGCTCCCGTGAATTCCTGATGAAAGATGCGTACTCTTTCCATACGACTCAGGAATCTTTGCAAGAAACCTACGACGCAATGTATGCCGCGTACAGCAAGATCTTCAGCCGTATGGGTCTGGATTTCCGTGCGGTACAGGCTGACACCGGTTCTATCGGCGGTAGCGCTTCTCACGAATTCCAGGTTCTGGCGCAGAGCGGCGAAGATGACGTGGTGTTCTCTGACAGCTCCGACTTTGCTGCCAACATCGAATTTGCAGAAGCCGTAACACCAAAAGAACCGCGCGGCGCCGCCACGCAGGAAATGACGCTGGTCGATACGCCAAACGCGAAAACCATCGCTGAGCTGGTTGAGCAGTTCAATCTGCCGATCGAAAAAACCGTTAAAACGCTGCTGGTGAAAGCGGTCGAAGGCAGCAGCTACCCGCTGGTTGCGCTGCTGGTTCGTGGCGATCACGAACTGAACGAAGTCAAAGCAGAAAAACTGCCGCAGGTTGCCAGCCCACTGACCTTCGCCACCGAAGAAGAAATTCGTGCCGTAGTCAAAGCAGGTCCTGGCTCGCTCGGTCCAGTGAACATGCCGATCCCGGTAGTTATCGATCGTACCGTTGCGGTCATGAGCGACTTCGCAGCAGGTGCTAACATCGACGGTAAACACTATTTCGGTATTAACTGGGATCGTGATGTCGCCACGCCAGAAGTGGCTGACATCCGTAACGTCGTTGCCGGCGACCCGAGCCCGGACGGCAAAGGCACACTACTGATTAAACGCGGTATCGAAGTCGGTCACATCTTCCAGTTGGGTACCAAGTACTCTGAAGCAATGAAAGCTTCCGTTCAGGGCGAAGATGGTCGTAACCAGATTCTGACCATGGGCTGCTACGGTATCGGGGTGACTCGCGTTGTTGCTGCCGCTATTGAACAGAACTTTGACGATCGTGGCATTGTATGGCCGGACGCTATCGCGCCGTTCCAGGTGGCGATTCTGCCGATGAACATGCACAAATCCTACCGCGTGCAGGAACTGGCTGAGAAGCTTTACGCAGAGCTGCGTGCGCAGGGTATCGAAGTGCTGATGGACGATCGTAAAGAGCGTCCAGGCGTGATGTTTGCCGATATGGAACTGATCGGTATTCCGCACACCATCGTGCTGGGCGACCGTAACCTCGATAACGATGATATCGAGTACAAATACCGTCGTAACGGCGAGAAACAGCTGATTAAAACCGGCGACATCGTCGACTATCTGATTAAAGCCATTAAAGGCTAATACAGCAAAAGGCCCTGATCATCAGGGCCTTTTTTTCAGAGATTAATTACACCCTTTACCGGGTATAAACTTCGCGTCTTTATCCGCCATCAGCGTTTTCACCTTCTCGCCCGTATCCGGGTTCGCCTCCTGCGTGAAATGCCCTTCAAGGGTCAACAAGACCGATTGGCCAGTTTCCGTGCGAGCAGCTAAATAGCCGCGTTCAAGCTGGGCATTATTTGCGACCGGCATACGCTTGCCCGTCGCACAGTCGGTAAAGACAGCCGCATCCGCCATGTAGAAATACATCCCACGCATCGGCATTGGCGTGACGGGCAAACTGGCTGACACCGGCTCAAGGGTATAGTTGAACTGCGATTCGATCGGATTACCTTCACGATCGAGCATTTCCAGCGCCTCGCCTTTTGCCCGGTAGTAAGACTTCTCACCTTTGCTGTCGGTCAACACCAGCTTATCCGCCGTGCGTGCCCAGGTGCCATAGGAGGCAAAGGAAGACGGTTCATCCCGTACGCCCTGATACCGTTCGTTCATCACCCAGGTCCCGTCTTTTTCCAGGAACAGCGAGGTTTCAATCCCTTCGCAGTCGGCGCAGGGCAAGATGCCACGCCAACTTTGCTGCATCGGTTTTAATTCTGCCGCCCGCGTCGACTGCAATGCTTCGACGTCAGTACGATTATTACAGCCGATCAAGGAAAAGAGCGTGCATACAGCGACCACTGACAATATTGCTGTTTTCACTATAAAATCCTTATGATTTTTTTATTCCTGTTCGTCAGTCCTGCGAACGACGAACTTTCCCGCGCAGCGCCTTCACGGTGGATTTTTGCGCCTTCGATGACAACCGGCGCTCTTTCGAAGCGCGCGTAGGACGCGTTGCCTGGCGGCTTTTTTGCACTGCGGTTAATTCTTTAATCAACGCCACCAGCCTGGCCAGAGCCGCTTCCCGGTTGAGTTCCTGACTGCGATATTCCTGCGCCTTAATGATGATGACGCCGTCGGCAGTGATCAGATGATGACTGGCCGCCAGCAAGCGTTCCTTGTAATACTCTGGCAGGCCAGAGGCCCGAATGTCAAAGCGCAAATGGATGGCCGTCGAGGTCTTATTAACGTGCTGCCCACCCGCACCCTGTGCCCGGATAGCCGTGATTTCCAGCTCATTATCAGGGATAGAGACGTTTCGGGAGAGAACGATCATCAACGCTGCTGCCACGCGGTCAGATGAATTTCCAGATTGTTCTGAGAGTCTGACAACCAGATAGCCCCATCCTGGATGGTCGCCTGCAACGTCATAGTACGCCCGGCAAAGTCGCTCAGCTGCGCCAGCTGTTCGTCATCCAGATACCAGACAGTCAGATTTTTAAACTGTGCGCACTTATTCTGGTTTTGCTGCCACCAGATTTGCGCCGCCCGACTGTTATAGGTAAACAAAGCAACTTCCCCAGACTGAGTACAGGCCTTCTTAATCCGACGCTCATCCGGCAGGCCGAGTTCAATCCATAAATCAATGCCCAGATGATCGTTACGCAGCCATGCTTCTGGCTCATCTTCTGCGCTCAAGCCCCGCGTAAACTGTAACCGCTCATTGGCATATTTAATCCATGCCAACAGGCGCAGCATCATGCGTTCCTGGGTTTCAGAAGGGTGACGCGCCAGCGTCAATGCCGCGTCAAGAAACTGGTTGCGGTCAAGATCCGCCACGTTGACAACGGCTTTATAAATTGTCGCTTTAAGCGCCATGAGAGAACTCCTTTCGAATCAGGCGCACATTGTAGCGAAAACTACGCCAAAAGGCTGCTAGCAGCTCTTCTATCAAGGCGCTGATATTGCTTGAATGAGTATGGTATAGTCACCTTGCTAAACAGAGTTTATCTTCGTAGGCTTAGACTTGCATCCACGGTTAAGTCAGAGTACTGACAGGAGGGCATGTGGAAAAATATTGTGAGTTAATACGCAAGCGGTACGCGGAAATCGCCAGCGGAGACTTAGGGTATGTCCCGGATGCGCTGGGTTGCGTATTGAAAGTGCTGAATGAAGTGGCGGAAGACAGCGCCCTTTCAGAGTCGGTCAGAGAAAAAGCGGCCTATGCTGCCGCGAACTTACTGGTGAGCGATTATGTCAATGAATGAAACGTATCAACCCATTAACTGTGATGATTACGACAATCTTGAGCTCGCCTGCCAGCACCATTTATTACTGACGCTGGCGCTGAAAGATGGCGAAGTGCTGCAGGCGAAAGCCAATGACCTGGTTTCACGCAAAAATGTGGAATATCTGGTTGCAGACGTCTCTGGAGAATCACGTGAGCTTCGTCTCGACAAGATTGCCAGCTTCAGCCACCCGGAAATCGGTACCGTGGTGGTTAGCGAATCCTGATTATTTTGTTGCCGGATGGCGGTGCAAGCACCTTATCCGGCCTACTTTCCATGCAATACGTAGGCCTGATAAGCGCAGCGCCATCAGGCATGCCATACCAGATTCACGCCTTCTTCCCCTTCCGCCAGTCCTTCCCGCGTAACAAAGACACCGGCTGCCGCAATCAGCGTTTCGCCGTAAAACAGTAACGGCGTGGTATCGCGTCGCCAGGGCGGAATTCCCTGCTCCTGCCATATTTTTTTGAGCTTACGCCCACCGTTACGCCCGACAATGTGTAATAACCCGGGCGCTTTAAAGCGAATACTGACCGGTTCACCCACGTGCGGCATACGTAATTTTCCCGTTGGGAGTAACTGTACTTCTCCCAGCCCGGCAGGCAGCGTCAGCGGTGTTTGCCAGCATGACCACGGGATGACAGTTTCACTTTGCCCGGTAACGGATTTCACCCACCACAGCTGTGACTGATAGCGGCGGATTTCATATTCGCCTACGCACAAGCACGGCGCAGCATCTTCCCGTGCCAGCACCACTTCCTGCCAGATTCGCGCCAGCGCATCCCGGGATGGCATCGGTGCATTCAGCCCTGCCAGCCAGCGACGAAGCAGCGCTGCACGTCGTACATCGCTCATCGTCATTAATGGCTCAACTAAAAGGGTGTCCTGCTCGGTGACACACTCCGCTAAATCATTGGCAAGTAACTCATCCAACAAACGTTCCTGCTCGGCACACAGCACCGCACTGCGGGCCGCCGCTTCAGCAAAGTGCGGCCAGCGCTGTTGCAGTTGCGGGATTATACGTAGCCGCAGAAAATTGCGATCGTAGGCATCATCCTGATTACTTTCATCTTCAATCCAGCGTAGTCCATGTTCCAACGCCCAGCGTTCAAGCCCGTCACGCGTTTGCGCCAATAGCGGGCGAATAAGCTGGGTCCCAGCAAACGGTGAACTTTCCCCCATTGCAGAAAGCCCGGCCGGGCCGCTGCCGCGTTTGAGCGCCAGCAAAAAGGTTTCACACTGGTCATCAAGATGCTGGGCGGTCATCAGCACTTCACCCGGCAGCAGCGTCCGGGCAAAAGCCTGATAGCGCGCCCGCCGGGCCTGCGCCTCTATCCCCAGCCCGTCATCCTGAAGATGCACCCGTTCAACCACCAGCGGCACCTGCCATTGTGCACAAACCGATTCGCAGTGCGTCACCCATTCGTCTGCGTGCGGACTCAATCCATGGTGGATGTGGATAGCGCGTAGCACGACGTCGGGGTGTTGTTTTCGCCACAGCACCAGTTGGTGCAACAGCACGGTCGAGTCGAGGCCACCGCTAAAGGCCACCAGGATATGGGGAGATGTCAGAAGTGAAGTGTTTAGTGTGAGTGTCGTCATGATGAGTACTTACTAGGGTATTGCCCGGCACGTTACCGGGCTACCGTTACAATGACAAGCCTTACTGCTCGTATAATTCAAGCGGTAATCCATCCGGATCGTTGAAAAAAGTAAAGCGTTTGCCGGTAAAGGGGTCGACACGTACTGCCTCACATTTCACATTATGATTTTCCAGATGGGCTATCGCCTTTTCCACATCATCCACGCTGAACGCCAGATGGCGTAACCCGCAGGCTTCCGGTCGGCTGGGACGGCAAGGTGGAAATGGAAAAGAAAAAAGCTCAATCACGTACTGCCCGTTCAGCGCCAGATCGCCTTTCCAGGAGTCACGCTCTTCCCGGTAGACCTCGCTCATCAGCGTAAAGCCCAGCACGTCGCAGTAAAATGCCTTACTCACCGCGTAGTCCGTCGCAATAATGGCAATATGGTGAACCTGTTTTAATCCCAGCATAGCGTCTTAGCCTCTTTAGTTTTCTTTTCGCACGTTACTCGTCCGCGGTCGGTTCAGGCAAGCTGCGATGCCATTTTTAGGACTCTCACACGGTACACGCCGTCCTCACCCAGTTTAGCGCCATGAATATCCGTGTCGAATCCGGGATAATGATGGCCGACAGAACACAGCATCAACAGGAAATCGAGCACCGCCCGGCTGTCTTCGGTGATCATTTCCCCCGGCATCAGCAACGGTACGCCGGGAGGATAAGGCAGGATCATATTTGCAGAAATGCGCCCCACCAGTTGGTCAAGCGTCACCGTCT of the Citrobacter freundii genome contains:
- the tsaA gene encoding tRNA (N6-threonylcarbamoyladenosine(37)-N6)-methyltransferase TrmO; translation: MSHFQFEQIGVIRSPYKEKFAVPRQPGLVKSANGELHLLAPYNQADAVRGLEAFSHLWVIFVFHQTMEGGWRPTVRPPRLGGNARMGVFATRSTFRPNPVGMSLVELKGIVCQKDNVVLQLGSLDLVDGTPVVDIKPYLPFAEALPDATASYAQHAPVAEMAVGFTPEVEQQLLMLEKRYPLLKTFIGEVLAQDPRPAYRKGEETGKTYAVWLHDFNVRWRVTAEGFEVFALEPR
- the arfB gene encoding alternative ribosome rescue aminoacyl-tRNA hydrolase ArfB, giving the protein MIVLSRNVSIPDNELEITAIRAQGAGGQHVNKTSTAIHLRFDIRASGLPEYYKERLLAASHHLITADGVIIIKAQEYRSQELNREAALARLVALIKELTAVQKSRQATRPTRASKERRLSSKAQKSTVKALRGKVRRSQD
- the metN gene encoding methionine ABC transporter ATP-binding protein MetN, whose protein sequence is MIKLSNITKVFQQGTRTIQALNNVSLHVPAGQIYGVIGASGAGKSTLIRCVNLLERPTEGSVQVGGQELTTLSESELTKARRQIGMIFQHFNLLSSRTVFGNVALPLELDNTPKEEIKRRVTELLDLVGLGDKHDSYAANLSGGQKQRVAIARALASQPKVLLCDEATSALDPATTRSILELLKDINRRLGLTILLITHEMDVVKRICDCVAVISNGELIEQDTVSEVFSHPKTPLAQKFIQSTLHLDIPEDYQERLKAEPEADSVPMLRMEFTGHSVDAPLLSEIARRFNVNNNIISAQMDYAGGVKFGIMLTEMHGAQEDTQAAINWLQEHHVKVEVLGYV
- the nlpE gene encoding envelope stress response activation lipoprotein NlpE (NlpE, an outer membrane lipoprotein, interacts directly with CpxA, the sensor histidine kinase of the Cpx system for response to envelope stress.), coding for MVKTAILSVVAVCTLFSLIGCNNRTDVEALQSTRAAELKPMQQSWRGILPCADCEGIETSLFLEKDGTWVMNERYQGVRDEPSSFASYGTWARTADKLVLTDSKGEKSYYRAKGEALEMLDREGNPIESQFNYTLEPVSASLPVTPMPMRGMYFYMADAAVFTDCATGKRMPVANNAQLERGYLAARTETGQSVLLTLEGHFTQEANPDTGEKVKTLMADKDAKFIPGKGCN
- the gmhB gene encoding D-glycero-beta-D-manno-heptose 1,7-bisphosphate 7-phosphatase; amino-acid sequence: MAKSVPAIFLDRDGTINVDHGYVHEIDEFEFIDGVIDAMRELKQMGYALIVVTNQSGIARGKFTEAQFETLTEWMDWSLADRDVDLDGIYYCPHHPQGTVEEYRQVCDCRKPHPGMLLSAQEFLHIDMAASYMVGDKIEDMQAAAAANVGTKVLVRTGKPVTPEAENAADLVINSLADLPLAIKKQQK
- the proS gene encoding proline--tRNA ligase, producing MRTSQYLLSTLKETPADAEVISHQLMLRAGMIRKLASGLYTWLPTGVRVLKKVENIVREEMNNAGAIEVLMPVVQPSELWEESGRWEQYGPELLRIADRGDRPFVLGPTHEEVITDLIRNELSSYKQLPLNFYQIQTKFRDEVRPRFGVMRSREFLMKDAYSFHTTQESLQETYDAMYAAYSKIFSRMGLDFRAVQADTGSIGGSASHEFQVLAQSGEDDVVFSDSSDFAANIEFAEAVTPKEPRGAATQEMTLVDTPNAKTIAELVEQFNLPIEKTVKTLLVKAVEGSSYPLVALLVRGDHELNEVKAEKLPQVASPLTFATEEEIRAVVKAGPGSLGPVNMPIPVVIDRTVAVMSDFAAGANIDGKHYFGINWDRDVATPEVADIRNVVAGDPSPDGKGTLLIKRGIEVGHIFQLGTKYSEAMKASVQGEDGRNQILTMGCYGIGVTRVVAAAIEQNFDDRGIVWPDAIAPFQVAILPMNMHKSYRVQELAEKLYAELRAQGIEVLMDDRKERPGVMFADMELIGIPHTIVLGDRNLDNDDIEYKYRRNGEKQLIKTGDIVDYLIKAIKG
- a CDS encoding methionine ABC transporter permease MetI codes for the protein MSEPMMWLLVRGVWETLAMTFVSGFFGFVIGLPVGVLLYVTRPGQIIENAKLYRTLSALVNIFRSIPFIILLVWMIPFTRMIVGTSIGLQAAIVPLTVGAAPFIARMVENALLEIPTGLIEASRAMGATPLQIVRKVLLPEALPGLVNAATITLITLVGYSAMGGAVGAGGLGQIGYQYGYIGYNATVMNTVLVLLVVLVYLIQLSGDRIVRAVTHK
- the rcsF gene encoding Rcs stress response system protein RcsF, giving the protein MRALPICLVALMLSGCSMLSRSPVEPVQSTTTPPKVEPEKPKAPRATPVRIITNAEDLVGKPFRDLGEVSGESCQASNQDSPPSIPTARKRMQINASKMKANAVLLHSCEVTSGTPGCYRQAVCIGSALNISTK
- the metQ gene encoding methionine ABC transporter substrate-binding lipoprotein MetQ; amino-acid sequence: MAFKFKTFAAVGALIGSLALVGCGQDEKDPNHIKVGVIVGAEQQVAEVAQKVAKEKYGLDVELVTFNDYVLPNEALSKGDIDANAFQHKPYLDQQIKDRGYKLVTAGNTFVYPIAGYSKKIKSLDELQDGSQVAIPNDPTNLGRSLLLLQKVGLIKLKDGVGLLPTALDVVENPKNLKLVELEAPQLPRSLDDAQIALAVINTTYASQIGLTPAKDGIFVEDKDSPYVNLIVTREDNKDAENVKKFVEAYQSDEVYEAANKVFNGGAVKGW